Proteins encoded together in one Pseudomonas sp. TCU-HL1 window:
- a CDS encoding YeaH/YhbH family protein, with protein MSYVIDRRLNGKNKSTVNRQRFLRRYREHIKKAVEEAISRRSITDMEHGEQISIPGRDIDEPVLHHGRGGRQTIVHPGNKEFTTGDRIPRPQGGGGRGGGGKASNQGEGMDDFVFQITQEEFLDFMFEDLELPNLVKRHLTGADTFKTVRAGISNEGNPSRINIVRTLRSAHARRIALSGTSRGKLKEAKAELERLKREEPDNFGDIQELETEIAKLRARIERVPYLDTFDLKYNLLVKQPNPSSKAVMFCLMDVSGSMTQATKDIAKRFFILLYLFLKRNYDKIEVVFIRHHTSAREVDEEEFFYSRETGGTIVSSALKLMQEIMAERYPINEWNIYAAQASDGDNWNDDSPICRDILIKQIMPFVQYYTYVEITPREHQALWYEYEQVCETFGDTFAQQQIVSTADIYPVFRELFQRRLVT; from the coding sequence ATGAGCTACGTCATCGACAGGCGTTTGAACGGCAAGAACAAGAGCACAGTGAACCGCCAACGGTTCCTGCGCCGCTACCGCGAGCACATCAAGAAGGCCGTGGAGGAGGCTATCAGCCGCCGTTCCATCACCGACATGGAGCATGGCGAACAGATCAGCATTCCCGGCCGCGATATCGACGAGCCCGTCCTGCACCACGGCCGTGGTGGCCGGCAGACTATCGTCCACCCCGGCAACAAGGAATTCACCACCGGTGACCGCATTCCACGGCCCCAGGGCGGCGGCGGCCGCGGCGGTGGCGGCAAGGCCAGCAACCAGGGCGAAGGGATGGACGACTTCGTCTTCCAGATCACCCAGGAGGAGTTCCTCGACTTCATGTTCGAGGACCTCGAACTGCCCAACCTGGTCAAACGCCACCTTACCGGCGCCGACACCTTCAAGACGGTGCGCGCGGGCATCAGCAACGAAGGCAACCCCTCGCGCATCAATATCGTCCGCACCCTGCGCTCGGCCCATGCCCGGCGTATCGCCCTGTCCGGGACCAGCCGCGGCAAGCTGAAGGAAGCGAAAGCCGAACTGGAGCGCCTGAAACGCGAGGAACCGGATAACTTCGGTGATATCCAGGAACTTGAGACAGAAATCGCGAAGCTTCGCGCCAGGATCGAGCGCGTTCCCTATCTCGACACCTTCGACCTCAAATACAACCTGCTGGTCAAACAGCCCAACCCGTCGTCCAAGGCGGTGATGTTCTGCCTGATGGACGTCTCCGGCTCCATGACCCAGGCCACCAAGGACATCGCCAAGCGCTTCTTCATCCTCCTGTACCTCTTCCTCAAGCGGAATTACGACAAGATCGAGGTCGTGTTCATCCGCCACCACACCAGCGCCCGCGAGGTGGACGAGGAGGAGTTCTTCTATTCCCGGGAAACCGGCGGCACCATCGTCTCCAGCGCGCTAAAGCTCATGCAGGAGATCATGGCCGAGCGCTACCCGATCAATGAATGGAACATCTACGCCGCCCAGGCCTCGGATGGCGACAACTGGAACGACGATTCACCCATCTGCCGGGATATCCTGATCAAGCAGATCATGCCGTTCGTGCAGTACTACACCTACGTCGAGATCACCCCGCGCGAGCACCAGGCGCTGTGGTACGAGTACGAGCAGGTCTGCGAGACGTTCGGCGATACCTTCGCCCAACAACAGATCGTTTCGACGGCGGATATCTACCCGGTGTTCCGCGAGCTCTTCCAGCGCCGGCTCGTGACCTGA
- a CDS encoding PrkA family serine protein kinase, translating to MSIFSHFQQRFEATRQEEYSLQEYLDLCKQDRSAYATAAERMLMAIGDPELLDTSLDPRLSRIFSNKVIRRYPAFADFHGMEECIDQIVSYYRHAAQGLEEKKQILYLLGPVGGGKSSLAEKLKQLMERVPFYAIKGSPVFESPLGLFNADEDGAILEEEYGIPRRYLRTVISPWATKRLNEFGGDISKFRVVKLYPSILNQVAIAKTEPGDENNQDISALVGKVDIRKLEEFPQNDADAYSYSGALCRSNQGLMEFVEMFKAPIKVLHPLLTATQEGNYNSTEGLGGLPFSGIILAHSNESEWHSFRNNKNNEAFIDRIYIVKVPYCLRVVDEIKIYDKLLVSSSLAHAHCAPDTLRMLGQFSVLSRLKEPENSNIYSKMRVYDGENLKDTDPKAKSIQEYRDAAGVDEGMNGLSTRFAFKILSKVFNFDPHEVAANPVHLLYVLEQQIEQEQFPAEMRERYLRFIKEYLAPRYIEFIGKEIQTAYLESYSEYGQNIFDRYVLYADFWIQDQEYRDPETGEILNRVALNEELEKIEKPAGISNPKDFRNEIVNFVLRARANNNGKNPSWLSYEKLRVVIEKKMFSNTEDLLPVISFNAKGSKEEQQKHNDFVKRMVERGYTEKQVRLLSEWYLRVRKSQ from the coding sequence ATGAGCATTTTCAGCCACTTCCAACAGCGCTTCGAAGCGACTCGCCAGGAGGAATATTCCCTTCAGGAATACCTGGACCTGTGCAAACAGGACCGCAGTGCCTACGCCACCGCCGCCGAACGTATGCTCATGGCCATCGGTGACCCGGAACTGCTCGATACCTCGCTTGACCCGAGGCTGTCGCGGATTTTCTCGAACAAGGTGATCCGCCGCTATCCGGCCTTTGCCGACTTCCATGGCATGGAAGAGTGCATCGACCAGATCGTTTCCTACTACCGCCACGCCGCCCAAGGCCTGGAAGAGAAGAAACAGATCCTTTACCTCCTCGGTCCGGTCGGTGGTGGCAAATCCTCCCTGGCGGAGAAACTGAAGCAGCTCATGGAGCGCGTCCCGTTCTACGCCATCAAAGGATCGCCAGTGTTCGAGTCACCGCTGGGGCTATTCAACGCAGATGAAGACGGCGCCATCCTCGAAGAGGAATACGGCATCCCGCGCCGCTATTTGCGTACAGTGATCTCACCCTGGGCCACCAAACGCCTCAACGAGTTCGGTGGCGACATCAGCAAGTTCCGCGTGGTCAAACTCTACCCCTCGATCCTCAACCAGGTCGCCATCGCCAAGACTGAACCCGGTGACGAGAACAACCAGGACATTTCCGCCCTCGTGGGCAAGGTGGATATCCGCAAGCTGGAAGAATTCCCGCAGAACGATGCCGACGCTTACAGCTATTCGGGCGCGCTGTGCCGGTCCAACCAGGGCCTGATGGAATTCGTCGAGATGTTCAAGGCACCAATAAAGGTGCTGCACCCGTTGCTGACCGCCACCCAGGAAGGCAACTACAACAGCACCGAGGGCCTGGGCGGGCTGCCCTTCAGCGGTATCATCCTGGCCCACTCCAACGAATCGGAATGGCACAGCTTCCGTAACAACAAGAACAACGAAGCCTTTATCGACCGTATCTACATCGTCAAGGTGCCCTACTGCCTTCGCGTGGTCGACGAGATCAAGATCTACGACAAGCTGCTCGTTAGCAGCTCCCTGGCCCACGCCCACTGCGCACCCGACACCCTGCGCATGCTGGGGCAATTCTCGGTACTGTCGCGCTTGAAGGAGCCGGAGAACTCCAACATCTATTCGAAGATGCGCGTCTACGACGGCGAGAACCTGAAGGACACCGACCCCAAGGCGAAGTCGATCCAGGAATACCGCGATGCAGCGGGCGTGGACGAAGGCATGAACGGCCTGTCGACCCGCTTCGCCTTCAAGATTCTCTCCAAGGTGTTCAACTTCGACCCGCACGAAGTCGCCGCCAACCCGGTGCATCTGCTTTATGTACTGGAGCAACAGATCGAGCAGGAACAGTTCCCGGCCGAAATGCGTGAGCGCTACCTGCGCTTCATCAAGGAATACCTGGCGCCGCGCTACATCGAGTTCATCGGCAAGGAAATCCAGACCGCCTACCTCGAGTCCTACAGCGAGTACGGCCAGAACATCTTCGACCGCTACGTGCTGTACGCGGACTTCTGGATCCAGGACCAGGAATACCGCGACCCGGAAACCGGCGAGATTCTCAACCGCGTGGCCCTGAACGAGGAACTGGAGAAGATCGAGAAACCGGCCGGCATCAGCAACCCGAAGGATTTCCGCAACGAGATCGTCAACTTCGTGCTGCGCGCCCGGGCCAACAACAACGGCAAGAACCCCAGTTGGCTCAGCTACGAGAAGCTGCGCGTGGTCATCGAGAAGAAAATGTTCTCCAACACCGAGGATCTTCTGCCGGTCATCAGCTTCAACGCCAAAGGCAGCAAGGAGGAGCAACAGAAGCACAACGACTTCGTCAAGCGCATGGTCGAGCGCGGCTATACGGAGAAACAGGTACGCCTGCTGTCCGAATGGTACCTGCGGGTACGCAAGTCGCAGTAA
- the glpE gene encoding thiosulfate sulfurtransferase GlpE, whose translation MSEFQRIAPEQAQTLREQGAVVVDIRDPQSFALGHISGSHHLDNHSLADFITKADFDKPLIVACYHGNSSQSAAAYLAHQGFSEVYSLDGGFELWRSVYPEDVAQGNVE comes from the coding sequence ATGAGTGAATTCCAACGCATCGCCCCCGAACAGGCCCAGACCCTGCGCGAACAGGGCGCCGTTGTGGTCGACATCCGTGACCCGCAAAGCTTTGCGCTTGGCCATATCAGCGGCTCGCATCACCTGGACAACCACTCCCTGGCCGACTTCATCACCAAGGCCGACTTCGACAAGCCGCTGATCGTCGCCTGCTACCACGGCAACTCCAGCCAGAGCGCTGCCGCCTATCTCGCGCATCAGGGCTTCTCCGAGGTCTACAGCCTCGACGGCGGTTTCGAGCTCTGGCGCAGCGTCTATCCCGAGGATGTCGCCCAGGGCAACGTCGAATAA
- a CDS encoding symmetrical bis(5'-nucleosyl)-tetraphosphatase yields the protein MTAYAVGDLQGCLDQLKCLLEQVHFDPANDELWLVGDLVNRGPKSLETLRFLYSIRDSVVCVLGNHDLHLLAAANNIERLRKADTLREIIEAPDSAELLDWLRRQKLLHYDEQRDVALVHAGIPPQWTLRKALKRAAEVEEALQDDARLPLFLDGMYGNEPAKWDKDLHGATRLRVITNYLTRMRFCRADGTLDLKSKEGLETAPPGYAPWFSFPERKTRGQKIIFGHWAALEGKCNEPGLYALDTGCVWGGSMTLLNIDSGERISCSCEENRHE from the coding sequence ATGACGGCTTATGCGGTCGGCGACCTCCAGGGCTGCCTCGATCAGCTGAAGTGCCTCCTGGAGCAGGTCCACTTCGATCCAGCGAACGACGAACTGTGGCTGGTGGGGGATCTGGTCAACCGTGGCCCCAAGTCCCTGGAGACGCTGCGCTTCCTCTATTCCATCCGTGATTCGGTGGTATGCGTACTCGGCAACCACGACCTGCATCTGCTGGCTGCTGCCAACAACATCGAACGCCTGCGCAAGGCCGACACCCTGCGCGAAATCATCGAGGCGCCGGATAGCGCGGAGCTGCTCGACTGGCTGCGCCGGCAGAAGCTGCTGCATTACGACGAGCAACGGGATGTCGCCCTGGTCCACGCGGGCATTCCGCCTCAGTGGACGCTGCGCAAGGCCCTCAAGCGCGCGGCCGAAGTGGAAGAAGCGCTGCAGGACGACGCTCGCCTTCCACTCTTCCTCGACGGTATGTATGGGAACGAGCCGGCCAAGTGGGACAAGGACCTGCACGGCGCAACCCGGCTCCGGGTCATCACCAACTACCTCACCCGCATGCGCTTCTGCCGCGCCGACGGCACCCTGGACCTCAAGTCCAAGGAGGGCCTTGAAACCGCCCCGCCCGGTTATGCACCCTGGTTCAGCTTTCCCGAACGCAAGACCCGTGGCCAGAAGATCATCTTCGGCCACTGGGCAGCCCTGGAAGGCAAGTGCAACGAACCCGGCCTTTACGCCCTTGACACCGGCTGTGTCTGGGGCGGCTCCATGACCCTATTGAACATCGACAGCGGCGAACGCATCAGTTGCAGCTGCGAGGAGAACCGCCATGAGTGA
- the apaG gene encoding Co2+/Mg2+ efflux protein ApaG, whose product MTDSRYQVDVSVATRFLPEQSQPDENRFAFAYTVTIQNNGELPAKLLTRHWVITDGDGHVQEVRGAGVVGQQPLIAPGASHTYTSGTVMATQVGSMQGSYQMVADDGKRFDAIIAPFRLAVPGSLH is encoded by the coding sequence GTGACCGATTCTCGCTATCAGGTCGACGTCAGCGTCGCCACCCGCTTCCTCCCGGAACAATCCCAGCCGGACGAGAACCGCTTTGCCTTCGCCTATACCGTGACCATCCAGAACAATGGCGAGTTGCCTGCCAAACTGCTCACTCGCCACTGGGTGATCACCGATGGCGATGGCCATGTTCAGGAAGTCCGCGGTGCCGGCGTCGTCGGTCAGCAGCCCCTGATCGCGCCAGGCGCCAGTCACACGTACACCAGCGGCACCGTCATGGCCACGCAAGTGGGTAGCATGCAAGGCAGCTACCAGATGGTCGCCGATGACGGCAAGCGCTTCGACGCCATCATCGCGCCCTTCCGTCTTGCCGTTCCCGGCTCGCTGCATTGA
- the rsmA gene encoding 16S rRNA (adenine(1518)-N(6)/adenine(1519)-N(6))-dimethyltransferase RsmA: MSEHYQHRARKRFGQNFLHDAGVIHRILRSIHARPGERLLEIGPGQGALTEGLLSSGAQLDVVELDLDLIPILQHKFGQLPNFRINQGDALKFDFRQLGAEPRSLRVVGNLPYNISTPLIFHLLDHADLIRDMHFMLQKEVVERLAAEPGGGDWGRLSIMVQYHCRVEHLFNVGPGAFNPPPKVDSAIVRLVPHEVLPHPAKDAALLERVVREAFNQRRKTLRNTLKGLLDAASIEAAGVDGGLRPEQLDLAAFVRLADQLAAFAPKP; the protein is encoded by the coding sequence ATGTCCGAACATTATCAACACCGCGCGCGCAAGCGCTTCGGCCAGAACTTCCTGCACGATGCGGGCGTTATCCACCGCATCCTGCGCAGCATTCACGCCCGCCCCGGCGAGCGCCTGCTGGAGATCGGCCCGGGCCAGGGCGCCCTGACCGAAGGCCTGCTGAGCAGCGGTGCCCAGCTCGATGTGGTCGAACTGGACCTGGACCTGATCCCCATCCTGCAGCACAAGTTCGGCCAGTTGCCGAACTTCCGCATCAACCAGGGTGACGCGCTCAAGTTCGACTTCCGCCAGCTAGGCGCCGAACCGCGAAGCCTGAGGGTGGTGGGCAATCTGCCGTACAACATTTCGACCCCACTGATCTTCCACCTGCTGGATCACGCCGACCTGATCCGCGACATGCACTTCATGCTCCAGAAGGAAGTGGTGGAGCGCCTGGCCGCCGAGCCTGGCGGTGGTGACTGGGGAAGGCTGTCGATCATGGTCCAGTACCACTGCCGCGTGGAGCACCTGTTCAACGTCGGCCCGGGCGCCTTCAATCCACCGCCCAAGGTGGATTCGGCCATCGTCCGGCTGGTGCCTCACGAGGTATTGCCGCACCCGGCCAAGGACGCTGCGCTGCTGGAGCGGGTAGTGCGCGAAGCCTTCAACCAGCGACGCAAGACCTTGCGCAACACGCTCAAGGGCCTGCTGGACGCCGCGTCCATCGAGGCCGCAGGCGTCGACGGCGGCCTTCGCCCGGAACAGCTCGACCTTGCCGCCTTCGTCCGCCTGGCCGATCAACTGGCCGCCTTCGCCCCCAAGCCCTAG
- the pdxA gene encoding 4-hydroxythreonine-4-phosphate dehydrogenase PdxA has product MNPLRFALTPGEPAGIGPDLCLLLSRSAQPHALIAIASRSLLKERATELGLSIQLIEVDPSALPEGPAPAGSLFVWDTPLRAPAKPGQLAPDNADYVLETLTRAGQGCLDGLFAGMITAPVHKGVINDAGIAFSGHTEFLADLTTTRQVVMMLATRGLRVALVTTHLPLKDVAAAITPDRLQRVSRILHADLVNKFGIARPRILVCGLNPHAGEGGHLGREELEIIEPTLEGLRKEGLDLVGPLPADTLFTPKHLEHCDAVLAMYHDQGLPVLKYKGFGAAVNVTLGLPIIRTSVDHGTALDLAGTGRIDCGSLEVALETAYQMATAQQRNT; this is encoded by the coding sequence ATGAATCCTCTCCGCTTCGCCCTCACCCCTGGTGAACCCGCCGGCATCGGCCCCGACCTTTGCCTGCTGCTCTCCCGTTCCGCACAGCCCCACGCCCTGATCGCCATCGCCAGCCGCAGCCTGCTCAAAGAGCGCGCCACTGAACTGGGCCTGTCCATCCAACTGATCGAAGTCGACCCATCCGCCCTTCCGGAGGGTCCGGCGCCCGCCGGTAGCCTGTTCGTCTGGGATACGCCATTGCGGGCGCCTGCCAAGCCCGGCCAACTGGCCCCGGACAACGCCGACTACGTGCTGGAAACCCTGACCCGCGCCGGCCAGGGCTGCCTCGACGGGCTCTTCGCCGGGATGATCACAGCCCCGGTACACAAGGGCGTCATCAATGATGCAGGCATCGCCTTCTCCGGCCACACCGAGTTCCTTGCCGATCTGACCACCACTCGCCAAGTGGTGATGATGCTGGCAACCCGCGGCCTGCGTGTGGCGCTGGTGACCACCCACCTGCCGCTGAAGGACGTCGCCGCCGCGATCACGCCCGATCGCCTGCAACGGGTCAGCCGCATCCTGCATGCCGACCTGGTGAACAAGTTCGGCATCGCTCGTCCGCGCATCCTCGTCTGCGGCCTCAACCCTCATGCGGGGGAAGGCGGCCACCTGGGCCGGGAAGAACTGGAAATCATCGAGCCCACCCTGGAAGGTCTGCGCAAAGAGGGCCTGGACCTGGTCGGCCCGCTGCCGGCCGACACCCTGTTCACCCCCAAGCATCTGGAGCATTGCGACGCGGTACTCGCCATGTACCACGACCAGGGCCTGCCTGTGCTCAAGTACAAGGGATTCGGCGCAGCAGTGAACGTGACCCTGGGCCTGCCGATCATCCGCACTTCGGTTGACCATGGCACCGCCCTGGACCTGGCCGGCACGGGCCGTATCGACTGCGGCAGCCTGGAAGTCGCCCTGGAAACCGCTTACCAGATGGCCACTGCCCAGCAGCGCAACACGTAA
- a CDS encoding peptidylprolyl isomerase — MKTKLSDRLRPLLLGALFLGGLAHAEVRSIDRVVAIVDNDVIMQSQLDQRLHEVQQTIAKRGASLPPEHVLSQQVLERLIIENIQLQIGDRSGIRIADEELNQAIEAIAQRNGMTVDQFRGALSRDGLSYDDARDQVRREMVISRVRQRRVAERIQVTDQEVQNFLASDMGKIQLSEEFRLANILIPVPEGSSPSTIQAAERQAQELYQQLQQGADFAQLAISRSAGETALEGGEIGWRKAAQLPPPFDGMIGALQPGQVTEPVRTPGGFIILKLLDKRGGDTLVRDEVHVRHILLKPSEIRSEADTKRLAERLYERIQSGEDFGELAKSFSEDPGSALNGGDLNWIDPNALVPEFREVMAQTPSGKLSQPFKSPYGWHVLEVLGRRATDSSEKFREQQAVNILRNRKYDEELQAWLRQIRDEAYVETKL; from the coding sequence GTGAAGACCAAGCTCTCTGATCGCCTGCGCCCGCTGCTGTTGGGCGCCCTGTTCCTCGGCGGCCTCGCGCACGCCGAGGTTCGCTCCATCGACCGCGTGGTCGCCATTGTCGATAACGATGTGATCATGCAGAGCCAGCTGGACCAGCGCCTGCATGAAGTGCAGCAGACCATCGCAAAGCGTGGCGCCTCGCTGCCGCCCGAGCACGTACTCAGCCAGCAAGTGCTGGAACGCCTGATCATCGAGAACATCCAGCTGCAGATCGGCGATCGCTCCGGCATCCGCATCGCCGACGAAGAGCTGAACCAGGCCATCGAAGCCATTGCCCAGCGCAACGGCATGACCGTCGACCAGTTCCGCGGCGCCCTTTCCCGGGACGGCCTGTCTTACGACGACGCCCGCGACCAGGTACGTCGCGAGATGGTCATCAGCCGTGTGCGTCAGCGCCGCGTGGCCGAGCGCATCCAGGTTACCGATCAGGAAGTGCAGAACTTCCTCGCCTCCGACATGGGCAAGATCCAGCTGTCCGAGGAGTTCCGCCTGGCCAACATCCTGATCCCGGTACCGGAAGGCTCCTCGCCCAGCACCATCCAGGCAGCCGAACGCCAAGCCCAGGAGCTGTACCAGCAGCTTCAGCAAGGCGCCGACTTCGCCCAACTGGCCATCTCCCGCTCGGCCGGCGAGACCGCCCTGGAAGGCGGCGAGATTGGCTGGCGCAAGGCCGCCCAGCTACCCCCGCCCTTCGACGGCATGATCGGCGCACTGCAGCCTGGTCAAGTGACCGAGCCGGTTCGCACTCCGGGCGGCTTCATCATCCTGAAGCTGCTGGACAAGCGCGGCGGCGACACCCTGGTGCGAGACGAAGTGCACGTCCGTCACATCCTGCTCAAGCCCAGCGAAATCCGCAGCGAGGCCGACACCAAGCGCCTGGCAGAGCGCCTCTACGAGCGCATCCAGTCGGGTGAAGATTTCGGCGAACTGGCGAAGAGCTTCTCCGAAGACCCGGGCTCGGCGCTCAACGGTGGCGACCTGAACTGGATCGACCCAAACGCGCTGGTACCGGAGTTCCGCGAAGTCATGGCCCAGACTCCGTCCGGCAAGCTGTCCCAGCCCTTCAAGAGCCCGTACGGGTGGCATGTGCTGGAAGTGCTCGGTCGCCGCGCTACCGACAGCAGCGAGAAGTTCCGCGAGCAGCAGGCGGTGAACATCCTGCGCAATCGCAAGTACGACGAAGAGTTGCAGGCCTGGTTGCGCCAGATCCGCGACGAGGCCTACGTCGAAACCAAGCTGTAA
- a CDS encoding LPS-assembly protein LptD, with protein MAVRSPAFRRKFPLLVTGSLLALQPVATPFVVAAEQFDCQASATGGWACAPKASTENLPPRPVHSDSAVSSTIGAAPQTAEGGKATLVTEAEGKGLTSRSADYSHLDWVPRDKLTPSQLAEAGPYCAGAYVEPPRPGMDDSTPLEDAPTYISAKASRYEQEKQIATLAGDVVLRQGSMQVEADEANLHQAENRGELLGNVKLRDKGALVVGDRAELQLDNGEAKVDNAEYVLHQSHTRGSALYAKRQEDAVIRLKDGTYTRCEPGDNAWHLKGNNIKLNPATGFGTATNVTLRVKDIPVFYTPYIYFPIDDRRQSGFLPPTIGSSSDTGFLLVTPYYFNLAPNYDATLYPRYMSKRGMMVEGEFRYLTRSSEGQLGAAYLDDQEDERKLMSEYEQKRWLYNWKHTGGLDSRLLAEVDYTDISDPYYFDDLDTDLSVDTPTYVNQRGTLTYRGEGYVARLNAHAYELATISDITPYDRLPQITFDGALPFQPGGLNFAYSTEFVRFDRNLREGVFSDIDGVTSPWNDNNLQGLARANGDRTHLEPSVSLPMNWTWGFVKPQVKYAYTQYDLDLDQQGKNTLLAEQTFHGSQDRQVPIYSVDSGLYFDRNTQFFGKNYTQTLEPRLYYLYVPEEDQTDIPLFDTGESTFNYSSLWRDNRFAGRDRIGDANQISLGATNRWIESNGFERQRFSIGQAFYFQDRKVQLPGIDYRTRADAQASVSPYALEYLYRFNRDWRITSDFNWDPDSHRTRSGSAMFHYQPEDNPNKVVNAGYRYRNDTIRFDQSTGTWNVGGGDFGTPGTPGFIKDYYKISQHDFSVIWPVVPQWSAIARWQYDYNRDRTLEAFGGFEYDNCCWKLRLINRYWVDYDEFDQTPDATNESGDRGIFLQIVLKGLGGIVGNKAEGFLEKGIQGYREREDQAL; from the coding sequence ATGGCAGTAAGATCTCCCGCGTTTCGTAGAAAGTTCCCCCTGCTGGTGACCGGCAGCCTGCTGGCACTGCAGCCAGTAGCCACTCCATTCGTCGTCGCCGCAGAGCAGTTCGACTGCCAGGCTTCCGCCACTGGCGGCTGGGCGTGCGCGCCCAAGGCCAGCACCGAGAACCTGCCACCGCGCCCGGTACACAGCGACAGCGCCGTGAGCTCGACCATCGGAGCTGCGCCCCAAACCGCCGAAGGCGGCAAGGCCACTCTGGTGACCGAAGCCGAAGGCAAGGGCCTGACCTCCCGCAGTGCCGACTACAGCCACCTCGACTGGGTACCGCGCGACAAGCTCACGCCATCTCAGCTGGCGGAAGCCGGTCCCTATTGTGCCGGTGCCTATGTCGAACCCCCGCGCCCCGGCATGGATGACAGCACACCGCTGGAAGATGCGCCCACCTATATTTCCGCCAAGGCCTCGCGCTACGAGCAGGAGAAGCAGATCGCCACCCTCGCCGGTGATGTGGTCCTGCGCCAGGGCAGCATGCAGGTGGAAGCCGACGAGGCCAACCTGCACCAGGCGGAGAACCGCGGCGAGCTGCTCGGCAACGTCAAGTTGCGCGACAAGGGCGCCCTGGTGGTCGGCGATCGCGCCGAGCTGCAACTGGACAACGGCGAAGCCAAAGTCGACAACGCCGAGTATGTCCTGCACCAGTCCCACACCCGTGGTAGCGCGCTGTACGCCAAGCGCCAGGAAGACGCGGTCATCCGTCTCAAGGACGGGACCTATACCCGTTGCGAGCCGGGCGACAACGCCTGGCACCTGAAGGGCAACAACATCAAGCTGAACCCGGCCACTGGCTTCGGCACTGCGACCAACGTCACCCTGCGGGTCAAGGACATTCCGGTGTTCTATACCCCGTACATCTATTTCCCGATCGACGACCGTCGCCAATCCGGCTTCCTGCCACCGACCATCGGCAGCAGCAGCGACACCGGTTTCCTGCTGGTCACGCCTTACTACTTCAACCTGGCACCGAACTACGACGCCACACTGTATCCACGCTACATGTCCAAGCGCGGCATGATGGTGGAAGGCGAGTTCCGCTACCTGACACGCAGCAGCGAAGGTCAACTGGGCGCCGCCTACCTCGACGACCAGGAAGACGAGCGCAAGCTCATGTCCGAGTACGAGCAGAAGCGCTGGCTGTACAACTGGAAACACACCGGCGGCCTGGATTCCCGTCTGCTGGCCGAAGTCGACTACACCGACATCAGCGACCCGTACTACTTCGACGACCTGGACACCGACCTGAGTGTGGACACCCCCACTTACGTCAACCAGCGAGGTACTCTGACCTACCGCGGCGAGGGCTACGTTGCGAGGTTGAACGCCCATGCCTATGAGCTGGCGACCATCTCCGACATCACCCCCTATGATCGCTTGCCGCAGATCACCTTCGATGGTGCCCTGCCCTTCCAGCCCGGCGGCCTGAACTTCGCCTACAGCACCGAGTTCGTACGTTTCGACCGTAATCTGCGTGAAGGCGTGTTCTCCGATATCGATGGCGTGACCTCGCCCTGGAACGACAACAACCTCCAGGGTCTGGCCCGCGCCAATGGCGACCGTACTCACCTGGAGCCGAGCGTCAGCCTGCCGATGAACTGGACCTGGGGCTTCGTCAAACCTCAAGTCAAATACGCCTACACCCAGTACGACCTGGATCTGGACCAGCAAGGCAAGAACACCCTGCTGGCGGAACAGACCTTCCACGGCAGCCAGGATCGCCAGGTGCCGATCTACAGCGTGGACAGCGGCCTGTACTTCGACCGCAACACGCAGTTCTTCGGCAAGAATTACACCCAGACCCTGGAACCGCGCCTGTACTACCTCTACGTACCGGAAGAAGACCAGACCGACATCCCGCTGTTCGACACGGGCGAGTCCACGTTCAATTACTCGTCGCTGTGGCGTGACAACCGCTTCGCCGGCCGCGACCGCATTGGCGACGCCAACCAGATTTCGCTGGGCGCGACCAATCGCTGGATCGAGTCCAACGGCTTCGAGCGCCAGCGCTTCAGCATCGGCCAGGCTTTCTACTTCCAGGACCGCAAAGTGCAGCTGCCGGGCATCGACTACCGCACCCGCGCCGATGCCCAGGCTTCTGTTTCGCCCTACGCGCTGGAGTACCTGTACCGTTTCAACCGCGATTGGCGTATCACCTCCGACTTCAACTGGGACCCGGATTCCCATCGCACCCGCTCCGGCAGCGCGATGTTCCACTACCAGCCCGAAGACAACCCGAACAAGGTGGTCAATGCCGGCTATCGCTACCGCAACGACACCATCCGCTTCGACCAGTCCACCGGCACCTGGAACGTGGGCGGCGGTGACTTCGGCACCCCGGGTACTCCGGGCTTCATCAAGGACTACTACAAGATCAGCCAGCACGACTTCTCCGTCATCTGGCCTGTGGTCCCGCAGTGGAGCGCCATTGCTCGCTGGCAGTACGACTACAACCGCGACCGCACCCTGGAAGCCTTCGGTGGCTTCGAATACGACAACTGCTGCTGGAAGCTGCGCCTGATCAACCGCTACTGGGTTGACTACGACGAGTTCGACCAGACGCCGGACGCGACCAACGAAAGCGGCGACCGCGGGATCTTCCTGCAAATCGTCCTCAAGGGTCTCGGCGGCATCGTGGGCAACAAGGCCGAAGGCTTCCTGGAAAAAGGCATTCAAGGTTACCGTGAACGTGAAGACCAAGCTCTCTGA